The following are encoded in a window of Bradyrhizobium sp. WBOS07 genomic DNA:
- the pdhA gene encoding pyruvate dehydrogenase (acetyl-transferring) E1 component subunit alpha produces MAAPKKAAASPPQDKTDGGSPPEFTREQELKALRDMLLIRRFEEKAGQLYGMGAIGGFCHLYIGQEAVVVGMQMALKEGDQVITGYRDHGHMLATGMDANGVMAELTGRRGGYSKGKGGSMHMFSKEKHFYGGHGIVGAQVSLGTGLAFANHYRGNDNVSVTYFGDGAANQGQVYESFNMAELWKLPVIYVIENNRYAMGTSVSRASAQQDFSKRGASFNIPGKQIDGMDVRAVKAAGEEAAAWCRAGKGPFILEMQTYRYRGHSMSDPAKYRTREEVEKVRHDQDPIEQVRNRLLAAKVSEADLKAIDAEVRDIVNASADFAQHDPEPDAAELWTDVYR; encoded by the coding sequence ATGGCCGCACCCAAGAAAGCCGCCGCAAGCCCTCCACAGGACAAGACCGACGGCGGTTCGCCTCCGGAATTCACGAGGGAACAGGAGCTCAAGGCGCTCCGCGACATGCTCCTGATCCGCAGGTTCGAGGAAAAGGCCGGCCAGCTCTACGGCATGGGTGCAATCGGCGGCTTCTGCCACCTCTATATCGGCCAGGAGGCCGTGGTGGTCGGCATGCAGATGGCCCTGAAGGAGGGCGATCAGGTCATCACCGGCTATCGCGATCACGGCCACATGCTTGCCACCGGCATGGACGCCAACGGCGTCATGGCCGAGCTCACGGGTCGCCGCGGCGGTTATTCCAAGGGCAAGGGCGGCTCCATGCACATGTTCAGCAAGGAGAAGCACTTCTACGGCGGTCACGGCATCGTCGGCGCCCAGGTCTCGCTCGGCACCGGTCTTGCCTTCGCCAATCATTATCGCGGCAACGATAATGTCAGCGTCACCTATTTCGGCGACGGCGCGGCCAACCAGGGCCAGGTCTATGAGAGCTTCAATATGGCGGAGCTCTGGAAGCTGCCGGTGATCTACGTCATCGAGAACAACCGCTACGCCATGGGCACCTCGGTCTCGCGCGCCTCGGCGCAGCAGGATTTCTCCAAGCGCGGCGCGTCCTTCAACATCCCCGGCAAGCAGATCGATGGCATGGACGTTCGCGCCGTCAAGGCTGCGGGCGAGGAGGCGGCGGCCTGGTGCCGCGCCGGCAAGGGGCCCTTCATCCTGGAGATGCAGACCTATCGCTACCGCGGGCACTCGATGTCCGATCCTGCAAAATATCGCACACGCGAGGAGGTCGAGAAGGTCCGCCACGACCAGGACCCGATCGAGCAGGTGCGCAACCGCCTGTTGGCCGCCAAGGTCAGCGAGGCCGACCTCAAGGCGATCGACGCCGAGGTGCGCGACATCGTCAACGCCTCCGCCGATTTCGCCCAGCATGATCCCGAGCCGGATGCCGCCGAGCTCTGGACCGACGTCTACCGCTGA
- the adh gene encoding aldehyde dehydrogenase, giving the protein MNKVEFLSVTKVPFAERYDNFIGGKFVAPISGKYFDNASPVTGQVVCKIARSDAQDVEAALDAAHAAKAAWGRTSVAERAAVLNRIADRMEENLERLAIAETWDNGKPIRETRAADLPLAIDHFRYFAGVVRAQEGSIGEIDHDTIAYHFHEPLGVVGQIIPWNFPLLMACWKLAPALAAGNCVVLKPAEQTPASIMVWAEIIADILPPGVLNIVNGFGLEAGKPLASSPRIAKIAFTGETTTGRLIMQYASQNLIPVTLELGGKSPNIFFKDVTAEDDDFFDKAIEGFVMFALNQGEVCTCPSRALVHSDIYDRFMERALKRVAAITQGDPRDATTMIGAQASGEQLAKILSYIDIGKQEGAKVLAGGGRAELGGDLAGGFYVKPTVFEGHNKMRIFQEEIFGPVVSVTTFKTDDEALEIANDTLYGLGAGVWSRDANRCYRFGRAIQAGRVWTNCYHAYPAHAAFGGYKQSGVGRETHKMMLDHYQQTKNLLVSYSPKKLGFF; this is encoded by the coding sequence ATGAACAAGGTGGAATTCCTCAGCGTCACCAAGGTTCCCTTCGCCGAACGCTATGACAATTTCATCGGCGGCAAGTTCGTCGCGCCGATCTCCGGCAAATATTTCGACAACGCCTCGCCGGTGACCGGTCAGGTCGTCTGCAAGATCGCGCGCTCCGACGCGCAGGACGTCGAGGCGGCGCTCGATGCGGCGCATGCCGCCAAGGCGGCCTGGGGCCGCACCAGCGTCGCCGAGCGCGCCGCGGTCCTGAACCGGATCGCCGATCGCATGGAAGAGAATCTGGAGCGTCTCGCCATCGCCGAGACCTGGGACAACGGCAAGCCGATCCGTGAGACCCGCGCCGCCGACCTGCCGCTGGCGATCGACCATTTTCGCTATTTCGCCGGCGTGGTGCGCGCCCAGGAAGGCTCGATCGGCGAGATCGACCACGACACCATCGCCTATCATTTCCACGAGCCGCTCGGCGTGGTCGGCCAGATCATCCCCTGGAACTTCCCGCTGCTGATGGCCTGCTGGAAGCTCGCGCCCGCGCTCGCCGCCGGCAATTGCGTGGTGCTGAAGCCGGCCGAGCAGACCCCGGCCTCGATCATGGTCTGGGCTGAGATCATCGCCGACATCCTGCCGCCGGGCGTGCTCAACATCGTCAACGGCTTTGGCCTCGAGGCCGGCAAGCCGCTGGCCTCGAGCCCGCGCATTGCCAAGATCGCCTTCACCGGTGAGACCACGACGGGTCGGCTGATCATGCAGTACGCCAGCCAGAACCTCATCCCCGTCACGCTGGAGCTCGGCGGCAAGTCGCCGAACATCTTCTTCAAGGACGTCACCGCCGAGGACGACGATTTCTTCGACAAGGCGATCGAGGGCTTCGTCATGTTCGCGCTGAACCAGGGCGAGGTCTGCACCTGTCCGAGCCGCGCGCTGGTCCATTCCGACATCTATGACCGCTTCATGGAGCGAGCCTTGAAGCGCGTCGCTGCGATCACGCAGGGCGATCCGCGCGATGCCACCACCATGATCGGCGCGCAGGCCTCCGGCGAGCAGCTGGCGAAGATCCTGTCCTACATCGACATCGGCAAGCAGGAGGGCGCCAAGGTGCTCGCAGGCGGCGGACGGGCCGAGCTCGGCGGCGATCTCGCCGGCGGCTTCTACGTCAAGCCGACCGTGTTCGAGGGCCACAACAAGATGAGGATCTTCCAGGAAGAGATCTTCGGCCCAGTGGTCTCGGTCACGACCTTCAAGACCGACGACGAGGCGCTCGAGATCGCCAACGACACGCTCTACGGCCTCGGGGCCGGCGTCTGGAGCCGCGATGCCAACCGCTGCTACCGCTTCGGCCGGGCAATCCAGGCGGGCCGGGTCTGGACCAATTGCTACCACGCCTATCCCGCCCACGCGGCGTTCGGTGGCTACAAGCAGTCGGGCGTCGGTCGCGAGACCCACAAGATGATGCTCGATCATTATCAGCAGACCAAGAACCTCCTGGTCAGCTACAGCCCGAAGAAGCTCGGCTTCTTCTGA
- a CDS encoding GAF domain-containing protein → MNGSMPRHHAARVEAAIASGQAARSALVASWRRSSRLHHLDPGGRTSPMRLTEAELLRARERVAPLLAAAQGAMDRLYQAVGASGCCVLLADGEGVPVDRRGTPADDATFQSWGLWTGALWSEEHEGTNGIGTCLVEQRALTIDRDQHFFARNTLLSCTAVPIYDHEAALAGVLDVSSCRADRTDAFSSLIALAAGEAAKRIEADLFRKAFAHARIVLTQAADGQGGGLVAVDADDLVIGATRSARAALGIAPGRALRPVPAADLLGGDAAHDHLAGGQRAVVQRALLRAGGNVSAAAKALGISRATLHRKLKRFGLNH, encoded by the coding sequence ATGAATGGGTCAATGCCCCGGCATCACGCGGCCCGTGTCGAGGCCGCCATCGCGTCAGGCCAGGCGGCACGATCCGCGCTCGTGGCCTCGTGGCGCCGTTCGTCCAGATTGCATCACCTCGATCCCGGCGGCCGCACCTCGCCGATGCGGCTGACCGAAGCCGAGCTGCTCCGGGCGCGCGAGCGCGTCGCGCCGCTGCTGGCGGCCGCGCAAGGCGCGATGGACCGGCTCTATCAGGCCGTCGGCGCCAGCGGTTGTTGCGTGCTGCTCGCCGACGGCGAGGGCGTGCCGGTCGACCGTCGCGGCACGCCGGCGGACGACGCGACGTTTCAGTCCTGGGGCCTGTGGACCGGTGCGCTCTGGAGCGAGGAGCATGAAGGCACCAACGGCATTGGCACCTGCCTCGTCGAGCAGCGTGCGCTGACGATCGACCGCGACCAGCATTTCTTCGCGCGCAACACGCTGCTAAGCTGCACCGCCGTTCCGATCTATGACCATGAGGCCGCGCTCGCCGGCGTGCTCGACGTCTCCTCCTGCCGCGCCGACCGCACCGACGCGTTCTCCAGCCTGATCGCGCTTGCGGCGGGCGAGGCGGCCAAGCGGATCGAAGCGGATCTGTTCCGCAAGGCGTTCGCCCATGCCCGCATCGTGCTGACGCAAGCCGCCGACGGCCAAGGCGGCGGCCTCGTCGCGGTCGATGCGGACGATCTCGTCATCGGTGCGACCCGCTCCGCCCGGGCGGCGCTCGGAATTGCCCCCGGCCGGGCCTTGCGGCCGGTGCCCGCAGCCGATCTGCTCGGCGGCGACGCCGCGCACGATCATCTTGCCGGCGGCCAGCGCGCGGTGGTGCAACGGGCATTGCTCCGCGCCGGCGGCAATGTCTCGGCGGCCGCCAAGGCCCTCGGAATCAGCCGCGCCACGCTGCATCGAAAGCTGAAGCGGTTCGGGCTGAACCACTGA
- a CDS encoding septum formation initiator family protein, whose amino-acid sequence MVSRARLKSILTGLALYAMAAAIVGYFGVNAYTGKYGLNARQELDQEIIALTSELAQLKRERVRSEQRVSLLRSERIDPDMLDERARFQLDYVNPRDLVRMIPAK is encoded by the coding sequence ATGGTCTCCCGCGCGCGCCTGAAATCGATCCTGACCGGACTTGCCCTCTACGCGATGGCGGCCGCCATCGTCGGCTATTTCGGCGTCAACGCCTATACCGGCAAATACGGCCTCAACGCCCGCCAGGAGCTCGACCAGGAGATCATCGCGCTGACCAGCGAACTGGCCCAGCTCAAGCGTGAGCGCGTCAGGAGCGAGCAGCGGGTCTCGCTATTGCGGTCCGAGCGGATCGATCCCGACATGCTGGACGAGCGGGCGCGCTTCCAGCTCGACTACGTCAATCCGCGCGATCTCGTTCGGATGATCCCGGCGAAGTAG
- a CDS encoding NADPH-dependent FMN reductase encodes MGYNIVTIAGSLRKESFSLKIANALAKLAPGSLKLEVITPAGISFFNQDLEGAPPADWLAFRDKLQKSDGVLFVTPEYNRSIPGVLKNAIDVASRPYGKSSLLGKPIGIISNSPGPLGGVSAAKHLQNILPGISGPLLQQPEIYLNGVGDAFGADGSLTKDSLKTVLQQYIDAFAAHVAKHQG; translated from the coding sequence ATGGGCTACAACATCGTCACGATCGCCGGCAGCCTGCGCAAGGAAAGCTTTTCGCTGAAGATCGCCAACGCGCTTGCCAAGCTCGCGCCCGGCTCGCTGAAGCTGGAGGTCATCACGCCGGCCGGCATCTCGTTCTTCAATCAGGATCTCGAGGGTGCGCCGCCCGCGGACTGGCTGGCCTTCCGCGACAAGCTTCAGAAGTCGGACGGCGTCCTGTTCGTCACCCCCGAATACAATCGCTCGATCCCGGGCGTCCTCAAGAACGCCATCGACGTCGCCTCGCGCCCCTATGGCAAGAGCTCGCTGCTCGGCAAGCCGATCGGCATCATCTCGAACTCGCCGGGACCGCTCGGCGGCGTCAGCGCGGCCAAGCATCTCCAGAACATCCTGCCGGGCATCTCCGGTCCGCTGCTGCAGCAGCCGGAAATCTACCTCAACGGCGTCGGCGATGCCTTCGGCGCGGACGGCAGCCTGACCAAGGACTCCCTGAAAACGGTGCTGCAGCAATACATCGACGCCTTCGCCGCGCACGTGGCGAAACATCAGGGCTGA
- a CDS encoding MBL fold metallo-hydrolase, with translation MTDLNRRHLLAGAAALGAAAAAGLGPTAAKAAAPLAGTQAPGFYRYKVGSFECTSINDGARTFPMPDKFVANIPKEEALAAGEAAYMPKGMVTIPFNPQLINTGSKLVLIDTGNGIANLEASKGAVGRTLQNLQAAGVDPKSVDVVLLSHMHGDHINGVRLADGALAFPNAEIMVPAKEWEFWTSEDNAAKAESNQGLKAAFANVKKIFAGLESKVTKYEWGKEVAPGITSIATPGHTPGHTSFAVASGDAKVLIQSDVTNIPEFFLRNPDWHVMFDMDAAMAQQTRHKFYDMAAVEKATVVGFHFTFPSVGHVVKDGAKYRLIPSAWNPTI, from the coding sequence ATGACCGATCTCAATCGCCGTCATCTGCTCGCAGGCGCCGCCGCCCTCGGTGCGGCTGCCGCGGCTGGGCTTGGACCGACCGCCGCCAAGGCCGCAGCGCCGCTGGCCGGAACGCAGGCGCCGGGCTTTTATCGCTACAAGGTCGGCAGCTTCGAGTGCACCTCGATCAACGACGGCGCGCGCACCTTTCCGATGCCGGACAAGTTCGTCGCCAACATTCCGAAGGAGGAAGCGCTGGCCGCGGGGGAGGCGGCCTACATGCCGAAAGGCATGGTCACGATCCCGTTCAACCCGCAGCTCATCAATACCGGCTCCAAGTTGGTGCTGATCGATACCGGCAACGGCATCGCCAATCTGGAGGCGAGCAAGGGCGCTGTCGGCCGCACGTTGCAGAACCTGCAGGCTGCCGGCGTCGACCCCAAGAGCGTCGACGTCGTGCTGCTGTCGCATATGCACGGCGACCACATCAACGGCGTCCGCCTGGCCGACGGCGCGCTTGCCTTTCCGAACGCGGAGATCATGGTGCCCGCCAAGGAGTGGGAGTTCTGGACCAGTGAGGACAACGCCGCCAAGGCCGAGTCCAATCAGGGGCTGAAGGCCGCCTTCGCCAACGTGAAGAAAATTTTCGCCGGCCTCGAATCGAAGGTGACGAAGTACGAATGGGGTAAGGAGGTCGCGCCGGGCATCACCTCGATCGCGACGCCGGGCCATACCCCCGGCCACACCTCCTTCGCGGTTGCCTCAGGCGATGCCAAGGTGCTGATCCAGTCCGACGTCACCAACATCCCGGAATTCTTCCTGCGCAATCCGGACTGGCACGTCATGTTCGACATGGACGCCGCGATGGCGCAGCAGACGCGTCACAAGTTCTACGATATGGCGGCAGTGGAGAAGGCGACGGTGGTCGGCTTCCACTTCACCTTCCCGTCGGTCGGTCATGTCGTGAAGGATGGCGCCAAATATCGCCTGATCCCGTCGGCGTGGAATCCGACGATCTGA
- a CDS encoding zinc-binding dehydrogenase — MSDDKSGLQLRSLLKKSGELELSLVEVPTPEPADDEVVVRVEATPINPSDLGLLIGPADMSAAKASGTKEMPVITATMPEAAMRMMGGRLDQSLPVGNEGAGTVIRTGASDAAKALMGKTVSMIGGAMYTQYRVLKVRDVMELPAGTTAADGASWFVNPLTALGMTETMRRENHKALVHTAAASNLGQMLNKICIKDGIGLVNIVRSKEQADILRKIGAKYIVDSSAPSFTDDLTNALVETGATIAFDAIGGGKLASQILTAMEVAANKTAKEYSRYGSNVYKQVYIYGSLDNRPTELSRSFGLTWGVGGWLLTPFLQKIGPAEIGRLRQRVASELKTTFASHYTKVVSLAETLDPANIAVYAKRATGEKFLINPNK; from the coding sequence ATGAGCGACGACAAGTCCGGACTGCAGCTGCGTTCGCTGCTCAAGAAGAGCGGTGAGCTGGAATTGTCGCTCGTGGAGGTCCCGACACCGGAGCCGGCCGACGACGAGGTCGTCGTCCGCGTCGAGGCGACGCCGATCAACCCCTCCGATCTCGGGCTCCTGATCGGCCCGGCCGACATGTCGGCCGCCAAGGCCTCCGGCACCAAGGAGATGCCGGTTATCACCGCGACGATGCCGGAGGCGGCGATGCGGATGATGGGAGGCCGGCTCGATCAGTCGCTGCCGGTCGGCAACGAGGGCGCCGGCACGGTGATCCGGACCGGCGCGTCGGACGCGGCGAAAGCCCTGATGGGCAAGACCGTGTCGATGATCGGCGGCGCGATGTACACGCAGTACCGCGTGCTCAAGGTCCGCGACGTCATGGAGCTGCCGGCGGGCACCACGGCCGCCGACGGCGCGTCCTGGTTCGTCAATCCGCTGACCGCGCTCGGCATGACCGAGACGATGCGGCGCGAGAACCACAAGGCGCTCGTGCACACCGCGGCTGCGTCCAATCTCGGCCAGATGCTCAACAAGATCTGCATCAAGGACGGCATCGGCCTCGTCAACATCGTCAGGAGCAAGGAGCAGGCCGATATCCTGCGCAAGATCGGCGCCAAGTACATCGTGGATTCCAGCGCGCCGAGCTTCACGGACGATCTCACCAATGCGCTGGTCGAGACCGGCGCCACCATCGCGTTCGATGCCATCGGCGGCGGCAAGCTGGCCAGCCAGATCCTGACCGCCATGGAAGTCGCGGCCAACAAGACCGCGAAGGAATACAGCCGCTACGGCTCCAACGTGTACAAGCAGGTCTATATCTACGGCAGCCTCGACAATCGGCCGACCGAATTGAGCCGGTCGTTCGGTCTGACCTGGGGCGTCGGCGGCTGGCTGCTGACGCCATTCCTCCAGAAGATCGGTCCGGCCGAGATCGGCCGCCTGCGCCAGCGCGTCGCGTCCGAGCTCAAGACCACATTCGCCAGTCACTACACCAAGGTGGTCTCGCTGGCCGAGACGCTCGATCCCGCCAACATCGCCGTGTACGCCAAACGCGCCACCGGCGAAAAATTCCTCATCAACCCGAATAAATAA
- the eno gene encoding phosphopyruvate hydratase: MTAIIDIIGREILDSRGNPTVEVDVVLEDGALGRAAVPSGASTGAHEAVELRDGDKARYLGKGVSKAVGAVNGELFEALSGLDVEQQAQIDQIMIDLDGTANKSRLGANAILGVSLACAKAAANSLDMPLYRYVGGTSARLLPVPMMNIINGGVHADNPIDFQEFMILPVGASSFAEGLRYGAEVFHTLKSELKKAGHNTNVGDEGGFAPNLPSADAALDFVMNAIGKAGFKAGSDIVLGLDCASTEFFKDGKYVYEGEGKTRSISEQAKYLADLVSRYPIVTIEDGMSEDDMDGWKELTDLVGKKCQLVGDDLFVTNVKRLADGIKAGRANSILIKVNQIGTLTETLAAVEMAHKAGYTSVMSHRSGETEDSTIADLAVATNCGQIKTGSLARSDRTAKYNQLLRIEQQLGKQALYGGKAALKALA; encoded by the coding sequence ATGACCGCCATTATCGACATCATCGGCCGCGAAATCCTCGACAGCCGGGGCAATCCCACCGTGGAGGTCGATGTCGTGCTGGAGGATGGCGCGCTCGGCCGCGCTGCCGTGCCCTCCGGCGCCTCGACGGGCGCCCATGAGGCGGTGGAACTGCGCGACGGCGACAAGGCCCGCTATCTCGGCAAGGGCGTCAGCAAGGCGGTCGGCGCCGTCAACGGCGAGCTCTTCGAGGCCCTCAGCGGCCTCGATGTCGAGCAGCAGGCCCAGATCGACCAGATCATGATCGACCTCGACGGCACGGCGAACAAGAGCCGGCTGGGGGCCAACGCCATCCTCGGCGTTTCGCTGGCCTGCGCCAAGGCCGCCGCGAACTCGCTCGACATGCCGCTCTATCGTTATGTCGGGGGCACCTCGGCGCGCCTGTTGCCGGTGCCGATGATGAACATCATCAATGGCGGCGTGCATGCCGACAACCCGATCGACTTCCAGGAATTCATGATCCTGCCAGTCGGCGCGTCCTCGTTCGCCGAGGGCCTGCGCTACGGCGCGGAAGTCTTCCACACGCTGAAGTCCGAACTGAAGAAGGCCGGCCACAACACCAATGTCGGCGACGAGGGCGGCTTTGCGCCGAACCTGCCGTCGGCCGACGCCGCGCTCGACTTCGTCATGAACGCGATCGGCAAGGCCGGCTTCAAGGCGGGAAGCGACATCGTGCTCGGCCTCGACTGCGCCTCGACCGAGTTCTTCAAGGACGGCAAGTACGTCTATGAGGGCGAGGGCAAGACCCGCTCGATCTCCGAACAGGCGAAGTATCTTGCAGACTTGGTCTCGCGCTATCCGATCGTCACCATCGAGGACGGCATGTCGGAAGACGACATGGACGGCTGGAAGGAGCTCACCGACCTCGTCGGCAAGAAGTGCCAGCTGGTCGGCGACGACCTCTTCGTCACCAATGTCAAGCGCCTCGCCGACGGTATCAAGGCCGGCCGCGCCAACTCGATCCTGATCAAGGTCAACCAGATCGGCACGCTGACCGAGACGCTCGCCGCCGTCGAGATGGCGCACAAGGCGGGCTACACCTCGGTGATGTCGCACCGCTCCGGCGAGACCGAGGATTCCACCATCGCCGACCTCGCGGTCGCCACCAATTGCGGTCAGATCAAGACCGGCTCCCTTGCGCGTTCCGACCGCACCGCCAAATACAATCAGCTCCTGCGCATCGAGCAGCAGCTCGGCAAGCAGGCGCTGTACGGCGGCAAGGCGGCACTGAAGGCGCTGGCATAA
- a CDS encoding lyase yields MNRRQFLVSSAALLATRPALAQEGPFRTKYFPISAGIGLHDLAPAPDGSVWFTAQGKGLLGRLDPRDGRFKTVSLGEGAAPHGVTIGPDGAPWITEGGQNAIARVDPSDLKVTLFRLPEKFAAANLNTGVFDKEGTYWFTGQSGYYGRLAPKSGDMNVFRAPKGVGPYGITVTPKGDVWYASLAGSHIARIDLATGNASVVEPPTLRQGSRRVWSDSRSRIWVSEWNSGHVSVHDPADGSWKTWKLPGERPRAYAVFVDDKDKVWLTDFSANAIVRFDPATETFNVFASDKANANVRQLDGRPGELWGCESGNDRIVMIQTIAAG; encoded by the coding sequence ATGAATCGCCGCCAGTTTCTCGTCTCGAGCGCCGCGCTGCTCGCGACCCGGCCAGCTCTCGCCCAGGAGGGCCCGTTCCGGACGAAATATTTCCCGATCAGTGCCGGCATCGGCCTGCATGATCTGGCCCCCGCCCCCGACGGTTCGGTCTGGTTCACGGCGCAGGGCAAGGGCCTGCTCGGCAGGCTCGATCCCCGGGATGGCCGTTTCAAGACGGTCAGCCTCGGCGAAGGCGCCGCCCCGCATGGCGTGACCATCGGCCCCGACGGTGCGCCCTGGATCACCGAGGGCGGCCAGAACGCGATCGCGCGGGTCGATCCCTCCGATCTCAAGGTCACGCTGTTCCGCCTGCCGGAGAAGTTCGCTGCCGCCAACCTCAACACCGGCGTGTTCGACAAGGAGGGCACCTATTGGTTCACCGGTCAGTCCGGCTATTACGGCCGCCTCGCGCCGAAGTCCGGCGATATGAATGTGTTCAGGGCGCCCAAAGGCGTCGGTCCCTACGGCATCACGGTCACCCCCAAGGGCGATGTCTGGTACGCCTCGCTCGCCGGCAGCCATATCGCCAGGATCGACCTTGCGACCGGCAACGCCAGCGTCGTCGAGCCGCCGACGCTGCGCCAGGGCTCGCGGCGGGTGTGGTCGGATTCGAGGAGCCGGATCTGGGTCAGCGAATGGAATAGCGGCCACGTCTCGGTGCACGATCCCGCCGATGGGTCGTGGAAGACGTGGAAGCTGCCGGGCGAACGCCCCCGCGCCTATGCCGTCTTCGTCGACGACAAGGACAAGGTCTGGCTGACCGACTTTTCCGCCAACGCCATCGTGCGCTTCGATCCCGCTACGGAGACGTTCAACGTCTTCGCCAGCGACAAGGCCAATGCCAATGTGCGCCAGCTCGACGGACGGCCGGGCGAGCTGTGGGGCTGCGAGTCCGGCAACGACCGCATCGTCATGATCCAGACGATTGCCGCCGGTTGA
- the queF gene encoding preQ(1) synthase — protein MQAMAKKSLQLGRAVEWPHTPEDAQLDRVPNPQKGTDYLVRFTVPEFTSLCPVTGQPDFAHLMIDYAPGAWLLESKSLKLYIASFRNHGAFHEDCTVMIGKRIASEIKPKWLRIGGYWYPRGGIPIDVFWQTGCVPEGLWVPEQGVAPYRGRG, from the coding sequence ATGCAAGCGATGGCGAAGAAATCCCTCCAGCTCGGCCGTGCGGTCGAGTGGCCGCACACACCGGAAGACGCGCAGCTCGACCGCGTGCCCAATCCGCAAAAGGGCACCGACTACCTGGTGCGCTTCACCGTGCCGGAATTCACCTCGCTCTGCCCGGTCACGGGCCAGCCGGATTTCGCGCATTTGATGATCGACTACGCGCCGGGTGCGTGGCTGCTGGAGTCGAAATCGCTCAAGCTCTACATCGCAAGCTTCCGCAACCACGGCGCCTTTCACGAGGACTGCACCGTGATGATCGGCAAGCGCATCGCGAGCGAGATCAAGCCGAAATGGCTGCGCATCGGCGGCTACTGGTATCCGCGCGGTGGCATTCCGATTGACGTGTTCTGGCAGACCGGCTGCGTGCCCGAGGGCCTGTGGGTGCCCGAGCAAGGCGTCGCGCCCTATCGCGGGCGGGGCTGA
- a CDS encoding Fic family protein, whose protein sequence is MTFDPFGDFATRGYLRNVAKAKDPEIVQRLLHNSFLTGIDAALDHLKARPSLSYDDVLRTHETLFGAVFPWAGEDRHTNAPHIHVKKGAIFFAHPDDIRRSIDYALDKGQDKAFMAEKPGEVMGYLAYGHPFLDGNGRTIMLTHAELARRAGIGIDWSATDKDEYLAALTEELVEPGKGKLDAYLKPFIRKGSQMKDIAGAIKSAPGLDGVEADTVAGDTTDPTVKAQYEAQEVKRKGDQGSAQKS, encoded by the coding sequence GTGACGTTTGATCCATTCGGGGATTTCGCGACGCGCGGCTATTTGCGCAACGTTGCAAAGGCCAAGGACCCCGAAATCGTTCAACGTCTTCTGCACAATTCTTTCCTGACCGGCATCGATGCGGCCTTGGATCACCTCAAGGCGCGGCCTTCTTTGAGCTATGACGACGTTCTAAGAACGCACGAAACGCTCTTCGGGGCCGTATTTCCATGGGCTGGAGAAGATCGACACACCAACGCGCCCCACATCCACGTGAAGAAGGGTGCAATCTTCTTCGCTCATCCCGACGACATTCGCAGATCGATCGACTACGCGCTGGATAAGGGACAAGACAAAGCCTTCATGGCGGAGAAGCCTGGCGAAGTGATGGGTTATCTCGCCTACGGTCATCCTTTCCTCGATGGTAATGGCCGCACCATCATGCTGACCCATGCCGAGCTTGCGCGCCGCGCGGGGATCGGCATCGACTGGTCGGCGACGGATAAGGACGAATACCTCGCCGCTTTGACGGAAGAACTCGTAGAGCCCGGTAAAGGCAAGCTGGATGCGTATCTGAAGCCATTCATCCGCAAGGGTTCGCAAATGAAAGACATTGCGGGTGCGATCAAGTCCGCGCCGGGCTTGGATGGCGTTGAAGCCGATACCGTCGCGGGCGACACAACAGATCCTACGGTCAAGGCGCAATACGAAGCGCAGGAAGTCAAGCGCAAGGGCGATCAAGGCTCGGCACAGAAAAGCTAA